The Melanotaenia boesemani isolate fMelBoe1 chromosome 11, fMelBoe1.pri, whole genome shotgun sequence genome includes the window TTCAGACAAACCAGTAAGTTCAGTGTTTCACTGGTGGATTTTAAATTCAATACAAGCAAGCAGAGCACTTCTTTTTCATTAATGCATCTAGTGCAGATGTCCCAAGCCCTGGTCTTCAAGGCCCACTTTCCTGAAtcagacctgcaggatagtggaccttgaggaccagggttggggacctctgatcTAGTGTATTGATTTAGTCAAATCCTTTAACGCATTGTGATTCAAAGcccaaaggaagaaaaaaaaacttctgctacacacaaacacaacaatgtGCTTTGTTAGCAGTtctttacagaaagaaaaatatattattattattattattattattattattattaaataggTCTCgcctatttatttttactgctgtTACTAAACTCTTCACTGAAGCCTGAACCAGATTGGAAGAGGAGAGCATTAATGTGTAATAGGTCAGAAATGTGACAGTAACCTATATTTGGATTTTCTCCAAAGTGCTGTTGAACATCCAAGGTTAGATTTCAAACGTTCTTTTCTATTTCACATGTCCTGTTTTGCCacttttattgtctcttttatCCCTCAGGTTcaaaaatgtcatgtttgacaTTTCACCTGCTGAGGAAGTTGGCGATTTTGAGGTGAAGGCTAAGTTTATGGGGGTTGAGATGGAAAAAGTCCAGCTTCATTTCCAGGTAAACATTTCCCAAGTGCGTCAGAATTTCACAAAATGAAGCAGCGCACCAGTCAGCACTAAACCTCAGTGTCAAATGGTTAATTTTGCTCTTCCTCTCAATGGACTGCTGGCCAGAAATATCATGGAAAAAGTTTCAGGAATGCCCTgcagtatctatctatctgatttatttcagtgGTATAATTTATGTAAACCCACAAATGTTTGCATCTGTTTCAGCTTCTCAGTATATCTTATTTTCTGTGCAGGACCTCCTGCAGCTGCAGTATGAAGGCGTGGCTGTCATGAAGAtgtttgataaagccaaagtgaACGTCAATTTACTCATCTTTCTCCTGAACAAGAAATTCTATGGAAAATGAATGCTGGGAGCAGAGTGACAAAAGTATGTCAGGAAACTGGCTGTGCCTTCTCACAGTCCTgcgtttatttaaaaataaatcattgtagTCTGAAAACTTCACATAGCGTAAcactgtttgatttttttccatctgtttttaatttaatgaaatgcaCCAAATGAAATGTTAACTTGGCGTgcttgttctgtatttttccaCGTGGTGATTGTAAGTGTACTTTTAGGAATGACATTGTAATAGTTTTCATGTATAAAACACAGTTATTGTAACTCTGGTGAGGGGGTTGGGTGGAAATTACAGGAGAAGCAGGAGCACTGTGTTCAGCAATGAAGCTAGTCTGCCTGACTATAACAAAACTACAGTTTACCTGTgccttttaaacattaaaataaatgtattttaattccTCGTGAAAGCTAGAGCAGTTTTTTAtgtaatgtgcataataaataacatttaaatgactctgtgttcctgtttttttattttagataaaatCTAATTTCTCTGTCTACCAGCCTCCAACTTAGAAAGTATTCTGATCTGGAGTTTCAGGTTTGTGGTTcgaagtattttttttctgtaaagggGAGGAGATGTGCAGAGCAGGGAGGCGGAGATTCCTGCTTGAATTTTATGATGACAGAAACTTCACTAACTCTGTTGGCAAACACATAATTTCCACTCCCCTGTAAAATATTTGTAAGGATAACCAGTAAAATCATGCTTCACCTGTTAAcaggcttgtttttattttccagccAAAGCTTTGCACTCCCATCTCAAAATGGTAAGTAGCTTTCTCAAACTTGGTAAAGTTGATCGTCGCAGTCAATTAGTTTATGGAGGACGTTTTAAGATTAGTTTTTACTGCTCTGCTCTTGTTTGAGGTAGTAAGATTCAGCACATTTAGCCtcatatagaaaatgaataacatTGAAAATACTTTAACTGAGCAACCCTTTTCCCAGCACATGTAAAAACAGTAACATGGTCCATCACAGTGGTGAAGGAATGAATCTGATTGTGGTGTGTAAAAGTGCAAATATGAAGATAATCAAGTACAAGTGGAATTCCTTAATATTGAGGTTAACTAGAATATGCAAGTATTGTAGGGACAATCTGAAGGATTTATTGCACTCTGTGCTTAAATATGTTACTGCTAAATAAATTGTCTACACTAGTCTGTCACATCAAAACTATAAAACTAAAGTGACATCTTCTATGTTTTGTCCAACCTACAGTCCACATCTTAAAGTTAATAAAGATGCTTGTAAATTTAACGAAAGGCAACAAATATTCATATGAAAGTAGAAAGATAAAcattttgacataaaaaaatactaaagcCTGTATTATTTTATCTGTACTTGTAAACTCTTGGGtagtaaaattaattaaactctTTATATGATTTGTGTGCAAAAACTTGCACATGACAAATAGATCCTGGAACTGCCAGGCTTTAGCATCATGAGTTATTTCATCATGTttgcaaagtgtgtgtgttactaaaattgtaaaatattcCAACTTTGGTCAGTTTCTTATTGTGGAAGTTGTTGGTTGCACTGTGATCAACACCTGGattaaaatgacagatttttttttgtttgttttgtttaatggaATGAAACATCAACACCAAAGTTATGATGGAGCCTTTACAAAGATGTAGATGGGAACATGGAAGTGAGTCTGAAAATCACTGATGTGTATTACTGCTTTATTTGTCTCTCTCTCAAAGGCTCCATGCTGCTCCCGCGGACTTTTTCTGGTCACTTTGTGTTGGTCGCTGATGAACCTGCAGACTATATCGACCTGTCTGGTTTAGACATGCTGAGTGATGATGGGGGTTCAGGCTTGGACACGGAGCGGGAGCCGGTAAAGAAGCATGGCCATCGCCACAAAAAGCTGTTTGTAGTctcagaggaaacaaaagattTTCTCCAGGGTCATCTGGCAACAAAGTTTGTCCCAACTGTTTATACTCTGGTCTTTATCATCAGTGTGCCCCTCAACCTTATTGCCATGGTGATGTTTGTGTATCGCATCCGTCCAAAGAAGCCCGCGGTGATCTACATGCTAAACTTGGCTTGTGCTGATCTGCTGTTTGGCCTGCTCCTTCCCTTCAAAATCGCCTACCATTTCCATGGAAATGACTGGATCTATGGCTCCTTCATGTGCAGAGTTGTCACAGCAGCGTTTCACTGCAACATGTACTGCTCAGTCCTGCTGGTGATGTGTATCAGTGTTGACCGTTTCCTGGCTGTGGTTTACCCCATGAATTCTCTAATGTGGCGTAGCCCTCAGACTGCTTCAGCTGTCTGTGTTGCCATGTGGCTCTTATCCCTGGCTGGCGTGTCCCCCCTCCTGGCCTCAGGACAAACCATGCACTTATCAGATCTGGGAATTACCACCTGTCATGATGTGCAGGATGTGGAAAAGCTACAAACCTACTATCTCTACTTCTTCCCTATTTactcctccatcttctttttCATTCCTCTCATCTTCACCACTGTTTGTTATGTACGCATCATTCAGGCTCTGACAGCAGCCAATGTGGAGAACCGCTCCAAGAAGACTCGGGCTACAGTGATGGTTGTGGTGgtgctgcttgtgtttgtgttctgcTTCACACCAACCAACATAATTCTGATGCTTCACTATGTTCAGCTTGCCCACAAGTCCAGTGATGACTCCTACCAGGCGTACCTGCTTGCCATGTGTATAGGCAGCATCAGCTGCTGTATGGATC containing:
- the f2r gene encoding proteinase-activated receptor 1 isoform X2, which translates into the protein MLLPRTFSGHFVLVADEPADYIDLSGLDMLSDDGGSGLDTEREPVKKHGHRHKKLFVVSEETKDFLQGHLATKFVPTVYTLVFIISVPLNLIAMVMFVYRIRPKKPAVIYMLNLACADLLFGLLLPFKIAYHFHGNDWIYGSFMCRVVTAAFHCNMYCSVLLVMCISVDRFLAVVYPMNSLMWRSPQTASAVCVAMWLLSLAGVSPLLASGQTMHLSDLGITTCHDVQDVEKLQTYYLYFFPIYSSIFFFIPLIFTTVCYVRIIQALTAANVENRSKKTRATVMVVVVLLVFVFCFTPTNIILMLHYVQLAHKSSDDSYQAYLLAMCIGSISCCMDPVLYYYGSSQCQKQVAALFRCKRLVQAEISSETHTTRSVKLVGFQSELESQYSRLVA
- the f2r gene encoding proteinase-activated receptor 1 isoform X1 — translated: MLHLLTGLFLFSSQSFALPSQNGSMLLPRTFSGHFVLVADEPADYIDLSGLDMLSDDGGSGLDTEREPVKKHGHRHKKLFVVSEETKDFLQGHLATKFVPTVYTLVFIISVPLNLIAMVMFVYRIRPKKPAVIYMLNLACADLLFGLLLPFKIAYHFHGNDWIYGSFMCRVVTAAFHCNMYCSVLLVMCISVDRFLAVVYPMNSLMWRSPQTASAVCVAMWLLSLAGVSPLLASGQTMHLSDLGITTCHDVQDVEKLQTYYLYFFPIYSSIFFFIPLIFTTVCYVRIIQALTAANVENRSKKTRATVMVVVVLLVFVFCFTPTNIILMLHYVQLAHKSSDDSYQAYLLAMCIGSISCCMDPVLYYYGSSQCQKQVAALFRCKRLVQAEISSETHTTRSVKLVGFQSELESQYSRLVA